The Rhodococcus rhodochrous DNA window CGCTGACCTGGCGGTATTTCGGCGGGTGGCGCGGCATGCTCTTCGGGCCGTGGGCCGGATCGATGCAGAACATGCATCCCGGCCTCGGCGCCGGGGTCGAGGAACACTCGCAGTTCTTCGACGAACGCTGGGAACGGCTCTACCGATCGCTGTACCCGATCTACGGCGTCGTCTTCGACGGACCCCGCGCCCCGGAGACCGCAGCGAAGGTACGCGGCTACCACAACACCATCAAAGGCCTCGACAAGAAGGGCCGCAGGTACCACGCGCTCGATCCCGACACCTTCTACTGGGCGCACGCGACCTTCTTCTACAGCCTCGTCGTCTCCATCGAGTGGTTCGACGGCCCGCTCACCCTCGAACAGAAGCACCGCCTGTTCGACGAGCACGTGCAGTGGTACCGGCTGTACGGCATGCCGATGCACTCGGTCCCCGCATCCTGGGAGGACTTCCTCGAGTACTGGGACCACATGTGCCGCACCGTGCTCGAGGACAACAAGGCCACTCGCGACGTGCTCGACCTGTCGAATCTCGACCGCCCGCCCTTCCTGCGGTGGTTCCCCGAAGGGGTCTGGAAACTGATCCGCCCACCGGTGACGGCCGGTTTCCTGTGGCTCACCGTCGGGCTGTACGACCCACCGGTACGCGAGCTGCTCGGCTACCGGTGGAGCCGACCGGAGGCGGCACTGCACGCTCTCGTCGGTCGCGCGATCGGACTGGGCACGAAACTCGTGCCGTGGCGGTACCGCTACCACCCGCGGGCGCGGGCCGGCTGGGACCGCGCGTTCGGGCGGATCCCGGCCGATACGGGCCTGCTCGAGACACCGGCGCGCAATCTGCCGCCCCTCGACCGCCGCGATTCACCGATGCACTACAGCCCGAAGGTGACGACTCGCCACCGCCCCACCACCGATTCATCCTGACGCGTCCTGCCGGTCGGCGCCTCGCCGAGGGTGTTCTGTGTCACGCTATCGAGGTGTCCACGCCCTCGTACCTGTTGTCTCGACGGCGCCGTCCCCTGCCGCCGAGTTCGGCGGCCTCCCGTATCAGTGCGTACGTCTACGGCAACATCCTGGTGCTGGCCGCGCTCGTCCCCATCACGACGTCCCCCGAGTACATCGGGATCGCGATCGTGGTCGGCACTGCGCTCTCGACGTTCATCGCCCATGTCTTTGCGGAGTCGGTCGCCCAATCCGTTCGTTCGGGTGAACAACTCTCGCGTAGCGAACGCATCGAGGAACTCCGCGACTCCGTTCCCATCCTGTCGTCGGCGGTGTTGCCCTGTCTCGTGCTCGCCACGGCCTGGATCGGCTGGCTCGAACCCCGTACGGCCCACATCCTCGCCGAGGTCGCCGTGCTGATCCGTATCGGCTCGACCGTGTTCGTCGTGCGCCGGTTGCAGAACCGCAGACCGAATCACCGGACCGTGATAGCCGCGGTGGGAGTGGCTCTGATCGCGACGATCGTGGTCGTCGTGAAGGTCGTGCTCACGCACTGACCACCGTGGAAGCGGTGCCCACGCACCGAGCCCCGTCAGGCGCCGCCCGCGGCTAGGTGATGGGCACCGGCTCGAGGATCTCCGGCCGGGCCTCGGGGGCCGCCGCCCTCAGTGCGTCCGCCGATTCGTCGTCGGGTCGGTTCTGCGACTCGATCTCGGCCTCGACGCGCGCCCGGTACGTCGCGACCTCCCGGTCGATCATCGCGTCGTCCCAGCCGAGGACCGGAGCGACCAGCCGAGCCGTCTGCTCCGCGCAGTGCAGACCGCGGTGCGGGTACTCGATCGAGATGCGGGTCCGGCGCGCCAGCAGGTCCTCGAGATGCAGAGCGCCCTCGGCAGCCGCACCGTAGACCACCTCGACCTGCAGGTACTGCGGGGCATCGGTCAGCGGTTCGAGCAGTTCGGGCCGGCCCTTCGCGAGACTCAGCACGTCCTCGACGAGGGAGCCGTAGCGGTCGAGCAGATGCTTGACGCGGTAGGGATGCAGGCCGTACTGCTCGGCGAGGTGCATGGTCTGGTTGACCAGCGCGAAGTACCCGTCGGCCCCGACGAGGGGCACCTTCTCGGTGATCGACGACGCGATCCGGGCCGGGATGTCCTCGGCTGCGAGATCGACGGCGTCCTCGGCCATGACGCGGTAGGTCGTGTACTTGCCGCCCGCGATGGCCACGAGCCCCGGCGCCACCCGCGCGACGGCGTGCTCACGCGAGAGCTTCGACGTCTCGTCGCTCTCCCCCGCCAGCAACGGTCGCAGACCGGCGTAGACACCGTCGATGTCGTCGTGGGTGAGCGGGACGACGAGCACGCGGTTGACGTGGTCGAGGATGTAGTCGATGTCGGCCTTCGTCGCCGCCGGGTGCGCCAGGTCGAGATTCCAGTCGGTGTCGGTGGTGCCGATGATCCAGTGGTTGCCCCACGGGATGACGAACAGCACCGACTTCTCGGTGCGCAGGATGATCGCCGAATCGCTGACGATCCGGTCGCGGGGCACGACGATGTGCACGCCCTTCGAGGCGCGGACCCGGAATCGGCCGCGCTGCCGCGACAACGACTGGATCTCGTCGGTCCACACACCGGTCGCGTTGATCACCGCGTGCGCTCGCACCTCGGTGACCGAACCGTCCTCGCTGTCGCGCACCCGCACACCCGACACGCGGTCGGCCTCGCGCAGGAAACCGACGACCTGCGTGGACGTACGCACGACCGCACCGTAGTGCGCGGCCGTCCGCGCGACGGTCATGGTGTGCCGGGCGTCGTCGACGACCGTGTCGTAGTAGCGGATTCCGCCGACGAGCGAATTGCGCTTGAGACCGGGAACCATCCGCAGGGCACCCGACCGGGTCAGGTGCTTCTGCGCCGGAACGGACTTCGCGCCGCCGAGACGGTCGTAGAGGAAGATCCCCGCCGCGACGTAGGGCCGCTCCCACACCCGATGGGTGAGCGGGAAGAGGAACTTCAACGGCCTGACCAGGTGTGGCGCCAGGGTCGTCAACGCGAGTTCGCGTTCGCGCAAGGCTTCCCGCACCAGACCGAATTCGAGCTGCTCGAGATAGCGCAGCCCACCGTGGAACATCTTCGACGACCGGCTCGACGTGCCGGACGCGAAGTCGCGGGCCTCGACGAGCGCGACCCGCAGACCCCGGGTCGCGGCGTCGAGCGCTGCTCCCGCCCCGACGACACCACCGCCGATGACGACGACGTCGAACTGTTCGGTGGCGAGACGACGCCAGGCGTCGGCGCGCTGTTGCGGTCCGAGGAGTTGCACACCCGATTGGTTGGTCACCGCACCGCTCCCGTGAGTCGCCGACGTATCCCGATCAAGGCTAGTAGCTTCGGACCCGCAGCGCGCAGCGGAAGCGTTGCCGAACCGAGCCGTCCCCTTCACCCGAGGACCACCTGTGAACCAGTTCATCGCGGCGATCGACCAGGGCACCACGTCCAGC harbors:
- a CDS encoding oxygenase MpaB family protein, which codes for MRSQGSVGPDTAESSHFAAPRPARPEPPEPLGPDSLTWRYFGGWRGMLFGPWAGSMQNMHPGLGAGVEEHSQFFDERWERLYRSLYPIYGVVFDGPRAPETAAKVRGYHNTIKGLDKKGRRYHALDPDTFYWAHATFFYSLVVSIEWFDGPLTLEQKHRLFDEHVQWYRLYGMPMHSVPASWEDFLEYWDHMCRTVLEDNKATRDVLDLSNLDRPPFLRWFPEGVWKLIRPPVTAGFLWLTVGLYDPPVRELLGYRWSRPEAALHALVGRAIGLGTKLVPWRYRYHPRARAGWDRAFGRIPADTGLLETPARNLPPLDRRDSPMHYSPKVTTRHRPTTDSS
- the glpD gene encoding glycerol-3-phosphate dehydrogenase: MTNQSGVQLLGPQQRADAWRRLATEQFDVVVIGGGVVGAGAALDAATRGLRVALVEARDFASGTSSRSSKMFHGGLRYLEQLEFGLVREALRERELALTTLAPHLVRPLKFLFPLTHRVWERPYVAAGIFLYDRLGGAKSVPAQKHLTRSGALRMVPGLKRNSLVGGIRYYDTVVDDARHTMTVARTAAHYGAVVRTSTQVVGFLREADRVSGVRVRDSEDGSVTEVRAHAVINATGVWTDEIQSLSRQRGRFRVRASKGVHIVVPRDRIVSDSAIILRTEKSVLFVIPWGNHWIIGTTDTDWNLDLAHPAATKADIDYILDHVNRVLVVPLTHDDIDGVYAGLRPLLAGESDETSKLSREHAVARVAPGLVAIAGGKYTTYRVMAEDAVDLAAEDIPARIASSITEKVPLVGADGYFALVNQTMHLAEQYGLHPYRVKHLLDRYGSLVEDVLSLAKGRPELLEPLTDAPQYLQVEVVYGAAAEGALHLEDLLARRTRISIEYPHRGLHCAEQTARLVAPVLGWDDAMIDREVATYRARVEAEIESQNRPDDESADALRAAAPEARPEILEPVPIT